The window CAGCAATATATTTAGAAACCCCTAAAGTATATTGATTTTCTGCTCCTTTACCTGTAATATTTCTATCCCAATCTATATTGGTATACCTTCCTGAAAGCTCTAGTGTTTTAGACAACATATAACCAGATTGTAAATTTAATCCGTTACCAACTTGTACTTCTGCTCCCGTTAACGTTCCATCTGAATTTTTTGCTAAAGGATCTGCTGCATCTCTATTTGCAAATTCTCCCATAAAAGAGAATCCTTTATATTTAAACATAGCATCTACAAATACTGTAGAGATATTTGTTGAATAAAAACCAACATCATTTGTCATATAAGAACCTTGATTAGACCTATTCTTTACAGCATCGTTATTAAAATCATACGAAACTCCAACTGCAAGTTTTGGTTTCTTTTCAAATTTTAAATCACTTCCCTTATAATCTCCTTTGCTTGTAAAGTTACCGAATGGGTAAAACTCTAAACGAGTAGTATATTGATGTCCACCTAAGTTTCCTGATGTAATATTTCTACCTTCACCTTGTGCAATCGAGAATGCTTCTTTTACAATAAAAGTATCCGTAAGATTAAAATGGTGTCTTAATTGAAAGCCCATGTCTCTATCAATATTAAATCTACTGTTTAATAATGAACGATCTACTTGCTGTAAGTTTGCCGAAGAAATTACACGTTCTCGGTTTCCTGGCAATTTAGTTTGCCCAAACCATAATTCGAAATTTTGATAGAAATTCCATTTTACAACCGCATCTAAAATATATCTTGGCGCATTACTTGTAAATTCTGAAGCTCCAGAAATATCTCTATTAGACAACCCTAGCTCTAATTTATATTTTAATTTAGGAGAAAACGCGAATCCACCAAACTTTAAACGAGCTCTTCTTACTAAGAAAGAAGTTTCTGGATTTGTTAATCCATCGCTATTAGAATCCCATTGTGTTGTTGCTAAAAATTGCATTCTTGCACCAACATTCATTGACCAAGTACTGTCTTTTCCTACTAAATTAAACAATCCTTTCCCAAATTTTGGAGCGTTTGTTTCTTGAGCATTAGCGCTCAAGAAGGCAATCATACTTATCGTTATAAGTATTGATTTAAATTTCATAATTATTAGTTTTTGTCGCCGCAAATAACCAATAATTATGTTAAATTAATGTTAATCAAATATTATTAAAACAAAAAAAACTGCCTTGATGTAAGGCAGTTAAGTCATATAAAATAGTCGACAAAAACTAATTAATTTATAATGACATTTTAAATCTTAAAAGATTAATACAAATATGAGACTCGATATTTACTTAAATGTTTCGGGATAATTAAAAAACTGTTACCAATAGATTTCAACTTAACATTGCCTTAATGTTTCTATAATACAACCGTAAATTAGAGCTAACATTCATTTTACAAAAGCACCACATCTTTGCCGTGAATAAAATTAGAATTCACAGAAATGAAAAAAATCGTATTGATTTTAATATTGGCAGTAAGTCAATTTAGTTTTGCTCAAAGCAAAGGTTCAGTTAAAGGTTTATTAACTGATAAAGAAATGAATAATGAAGCGTTGCCTTTTGCAAATGTTTTTATAAAAGGATCTACTATAGGTACAACATCAGACATAGATGGTTTATACTCATTATCTATTGCAGAAGGAAACTACACTATTGTCTTTAGTTTTATTGGTTATAAAACTATTGAAAAGCCTTTAATCATTAAAGCAGGTGAAACCATAACTATAAATCAATTAATGAGCGCCGAAGAAGGTGTTGCTCTAGATGAAATAGAAGTAAAAGCTGTAACTACAAGAGAAAAAGCTAGTGCTCTTTTATTAGACCAAAAGAAAGCAGTTGTTATAAAAGAAAGTATTGGAGCAGAAGAATTAGCTACTAAAGGAATTAGTGACGCAGCTGGTGCGGTAGCAAAAATTTCAGGTGTTTCTAAACAAGAAGGTTCAAGCAATGTTTATGTACGTGGTTTAGGTGATAGGTATTTAAATACTACAATGAATGGTTTGTCATTACCTTCTAATGATATTAATAAAAAGAATATTAATTTAAATCTTTTTCCTTCAGATATCATTCAGAATGTATCTATAAGTAAAGCATATTCTTCTAACTTTTATGGAGATTTTGCAGCTGGTAATGTAGACATTACTTCAAAAGAATATAAAGGAAATGGTTTTTTAACTGCTAATATTAGTTCTGGAATAAACACAAGAGCAGCTGGAGAAAATTTTAAAAAGAGCGAAGGAACCGGTTATTTTGGTTACTACAACCGTTTTAAACACAATCCGTTTGCAGTAGTTTTATCTCACGGAATTGATCCTGTAGACGCAGGTGAACCAATAAATACCTCTATTGGTATTAACGCTGGTAAATCTTTCGATTTTGAAAACGAATCTCGTTTAAGTCTTTTTGGTACTGTTTCTTTTGAAAGAGACTTTAAATACAGAGAAGGCCCCTTAGTAAACTATACAAATGTTGCTAAAAAAGAATTTCCGAATGCTAAAGAATATGAATATTCTACAGCAACTACAGCAATGGCAAGTGCTATTTATAGAATTAATAATGACCATAAATTAAAATACACTTCATTATTCTTAAATAACTCTAGTGACGAAGTTGGTTATTATGGTACAGAAGGTTTAGGTAAAAATAGAGATGCACAATTAGATACTGATAAAGGTTTTTATCAAATGAATGTGCAATACAACCAAGATTTAATTTTTGTAAATCAATTGGTTGGAGAGCATACTATAGAAGAAGACAAACTTAAACTTACTTGGGGAATTGGGTATAACAATGTTTTTGCACACGAACCAGATAGAAAAAGAATTAGTTTAGAAAACTATCATTTAGCTTTAGATAACGACCCAAATACAAATCCATCTTTTTACAATAACATAGTTTTTGACAATCAACGTTATTTTCAAAAGATTATAGATGAAGAATTAAATAGTAGAATAAACCTAGAATATAAAGCTTCCGATAAATTAACATGGAACTTTGGTTATAACGGAAGAATTAAAACGAGAGATTTTACAAACATTCGTTACGGTTACGACTTTATTAACACAAACCAAGAAATAACGGATGTAAACAATATCAATTCAATTATTAATATTAATAACTTCGGAAACCTATATAATACAGAGGTTTTTAATGCAATAGATCCTCCAACACTTGGTAGTACAAACTTACCTGGTTTAGATGAGAATACGTATTCTGGAGAGTTACGTGTATATGCAGGTTATGTTTCTGCAGCTATTACACCTAACGAAAAATGGACAATTGTTCCTGGTGTTCGTTTAGAGTCATTTAACCAAGATATTAGTTATGATGTAATTAATATTAATCCAAATGATGCTAAATTTAGAGAGGCAAACGAAACATTTATCTTACCAAGTTTAAATACAAAATACGCTTTAACAGATAATCAAAATTTACGTTTTACTTTTAGTAAAACAGTATCTGTAACAGAATTTAAAGAAGTTACACCATTCCTTTACGAAGGTATTGGTGAAAGCGTTGGTGGTAATCCAGATTTATTAAACGACCCTTCATTTTCTGAAGTATATAACTTAGACTTAAAATACGAATGGTTTATAACAAGAGATGAACTTTTATCATTTAGTGCTTTTACAAAACAAATACACAATCCAATAAACTTAGTAGTAGCAAATGACGCTTCTGGTAACCAACGTTACTTTAGATCTGGAGACAAAGCAGAAGTTTATGGTGTGGAATTAGAAGCTCGTAAAAACTTAATTTTAAATGAAGATGAACAAACACAACTTTCCGCAGGTTTCAACTTTACGTACATGCACACAAAACAAGACTTAAAAAACGTGTCTGGTTTATACAGTGTATCATTTAATAGAACTAGTGATGAGCTACAAGGTGCATCTCCAATATTAGTAAATG of the Tenacibaculum todarodis genome contains:
- a CDS encoding porin, with the translated sequence MKFKSILITISMIAFLSANAQETNAPKFGKGLFNLVGKDSTWSMNVGARMQFLATTQWDSNSDGLTNPETSFLVRRARLKFGGFAFSPKLKYKLELGLSNRDISGASEFTSNAPRYILDAVVKWNFYQNFELWFGQTKLPGNRERVISSANLQQVDRSLLNSRFNIDRDMGFQLRHHFNLTDTFIVKEAFSIAQGEGRNITSGNLGGHQYTTRLEFYPFGNFTSKGDYKGSDLKFEKKPKLAVGVSYDFNNDAVKNRSNQGSYMTNDVGFYSTNISTVFVDAMFKYKGFSFMGEFANRDAADPLAKNSDGTLTGAEVQVGNGLNLQSGYMLSKTLELSGRYTNIDWDRNITGKGAENQYTLGVSKYIAGHKLKVQTDVSYLDLSDKTNELMFRLQVDVHF
- a CDS encoding TonB-dependent receptor produces the protein MKKIVLILILAVSQFSFAQSKGSVKGLLTDKEMNNEALPFANVFIKGSTIGTTSDIDGLYSLSIAEGNYTIVFSFIGYKTIEKPLIIKAGETITINQLMSAEEGVALDEIEVKAVTTREKASALLLDQKKAVVIKESIGAEELATKGISDAAGAVAKISGVSKQEGSSNVYVRGLGDRYLNTTMNGLSLPSNDINKKNINLNLFPSDIIQNVSISKAYSSNFYGDFAAGNVDITSKEYKGNGFLTANISSGINTRAAGENFKKSEGTGYFGYYNRFKHNPFAVVLSHGIDPVDAGEPINTSIGINAGKSFDFENESRLSLFGTVSFERDFKYREGPLVNYTNVAKKEFPNAKEYEYSTATTAMASAIYRINNDHKLKYTSLFLNNSSDEVGYYGTEGLGKNRDAQLDTDKGFYQMNVQYNQDLIFVNQLVGEHTIEEDKLKLTWGIGYNNVFAHEPDRKRISLENYHLALDNDPNTNPSFYNNIVFDNQRYFQKIIDEELNSRINLEYKASDKLTWNFGYNGRIKTRDFTNIRYGYDFINTNQEITDVNNINSIININNFGNLYNTEVFNAIDPPTLGSTNLPGLDENTYSGELRVYAGYVSAAITPNEKWTIVPGVRLESFNQDISYDVININPNDAKFREANETFILPSLNTKYALTDNQNLRFTFSKTVSVTEFKEVTPFLYEGIGESVGGNPDLLNDPSFSEVYNLDLKYEWFITRDELLSFSAFTKQIHNPINLVVANDASGNQRYFRSGDKAEVYGVELEARKNLILNEDEQTQLSAGFNFTYMHTKQDLKNVSGLYSVSFNRTSDELQGASPILVNANINYSPTNFENYKPIASLVFSYFSDRIDALGSGQLGNIIEKGIPVLDFVWKNKIGEDWELNLSAKNLLDPSIKRIRENTSIGDVTLSEYKLGMNLGLGLTYKF